Proteins from one Sarcophilus harrisii chromosome 2, mSarHar1.11, whole genome shotgun sequence genomic window:
- the LOC116419039 gene encoding zinc finger protein 260-like: protein MVTFKDVAVDFTKEEWRLLEPSQKELYKEVMVENAKNLLSLGLPVLREEVTSYFEQREALWMLDQEGLKKCSQEIRLGMKETPAEQNHSVLETHKQRLMGDGRCDLTWREICASHERIQIRERDCEGNQCGKGFIKKETLIVHQKIRTGRKPYECNQCGKAFIKRGILTTHQRIHTGEKPYECNQCGKAFRHKNSLTDHQRIHTGEKPYECNQCGKAFTNRGFLSLHQITHTAEKPYECNQCGKAFRQNGALIRHQLVHTGEKPYECNQCGKAFRQKASLTGHQRTHTGEKPYECNQCGKSFRDKGALTDHQRTHTGETPYECNQCGKAFRQKGALTVHQRTHTGEKPYECNHCGKAFRKRGVLTVHKRTHTGEKPYECNQCGKAFTNRGFLTLHQRTHTGEKPYECNQCGKAFIYKQRLIDHQRIHTGEKPYECNQCGKAFRHKGTLIGHQRIHTGEKPYECNQCGKAFREKGTLIGHQRIHTGEKPYECNQCGKAFRKKGALTGHQRIHTGEKPYECEQCGKTFRKKGALTGHQRIHTGEKPYECNQCGKTFRENGTLIGHQRTHTGEKPYECKQCGKTFRKNGALVGHQKIHTGEKPYECNQCGKPFRHKQSLTNHQKTHTEEKPNECNQCGKAFSKKGALTRHQRFHTGVTPYEVK, encoded by the exons ATGGTGACATTCAAGGATGTGGCTGTGGATTTCACTAAGGAGGAGTGGCGGCTCTTGGAGCCCTCTCAAAAGGAGCTGTACAAGGAGGTCATGGTGGAGAATGCCAAGAACCTGCTATCCCTGG GGCTTCCAGTTCTCAGAGAAGAGGTGACCTCTTATTTTGAGCAAAGGGAAGCACTGTGGATGCTGGACCAAGAAGGACTGAAGAAATGCTCTCAAG AGATTAGACTTGGAATGAAGGAAACTCCTGCAGAGCAAAATCATTCTGTGTTGGAAACTCACAAGCAAAGACTGATGGGTGATGGTCGCTGTGACTTAACTTGGAGAGAAATTTGTGCATCACATGAGAGAATCCAGAttagagagagagattgtgaagGAAACCAATGTGGAAAaggttttataaaaaaggaaactctCATTGTACATCAGAAAATCCGCACTGGAaggaagccttatgaatgtaaccaatgtgggaaagcttttatAAAAAGAGGAATTCTTACTACACACcagagaatccacacaggagaaaaaccttatgaatgtaatcaatgtgggaaggcctttagACATAAGAACAGTCTTACTgaccatcagagaatccacactggagagaaaccttatgaatgtaaccaatgtggaaaggcttttacaaatAGAGGATTTCTTAGTTTACATCAGATAACCCACACTgcagagaaaccttatgaatgtaaccaatgtggaaaggcttttagacagAATGGAGCTCTTATTAGACATCAACTagtccacactggagagaaaccttatgaatgtaaccagtgtgggaAGGCTTTTAGACAAAAGGCATCTCTTACTGGACATCAAAgaacccacactggagagaagccttatgaatgtaatcaatgtgggaaGAGCTTTAGAGACAAGGGAGCTCTTACTGATCATCAGAGAACCCACACTGGAGAGActccttatgaatgtaaccaatgtggaaaggcttttagacaaAAGGGagctcttactgtacatcagagaacccacactggagagaaaccttatgaatgtaaccattgtggaaaggcttttagaaaaaGGGGAGTTCTTACTGTACATAAGAgaacccacactggagagaaaccttatgaatgtaatcaatgtggaaaggcttttacaaatAGAGGATTTCTTACTTTACATCAGAgaacccacactggagagaaaccttatgaatgtaaccagtgtggaaaggcttttatatATAAGCAACGTCTTATTgatcatcagagaatccacactggagagaaaccttatgaatgtaatcaatgtggaaaggcttttagacatAAGGGAACTCTTAttggacatcagagaatccacactggagagaaaccttatgaatgtaaccaatgtggaaaggcttttagagaaaAAGGAACTCTTAttggacatcagagaatccacactggagagaaaccttatgaatgtaaccaatgtgggaAGGCTTTTAGAAAAAAGGGAGCTCTTACTGGacatcaaagaatccacactggagagaaaccttatgagtgtgaacagtgtggaaagacttttagaaaaAAGGGAGCTCTTActggacatcagagaatccacactggagagaaaccttatgaatgtaaccagtgtggaaagacttttagagaAAATGGAACTCTTATTGGACATCAGAGgacccacactggagagaaaccttatgaatgtaagcagtgtggaaaaacttttagaaaaaatgGAGCTCTTGTTggacatcagaaaatccacactggagagaaaccttatgaatgtaaccagtgtggaaagccTTTTAGACATAAGCAAAGTCTTACTAATCATCAGAAAACCCACACCGAAGAGAAACCTAacgaatgtaaccaatgtggaaaggcttttagcaAAAAGGGTGCTCTTACCAGACATCAGAGATTCCACACTGGAGTGACACCTTATGAAGTTAAataa